In Candidatus Sulfurimonas marisnigri, a single genomic region encodes these proteins:
- a CDS encoding GNAT family N-acetyltransferase has protein sequence MSHTLIHNEAESKYEYHIDGHIAYITYNEDQEGHMHLTHTIVPDALAGKGLAKNLLEDVLEEFKKSNKKAVAQCTYVVKYQEKHPELSDRFA, from the coding sequence ATGTCACATACACTAATTCACAATGAAGCAGAATCTAAATATGAATACCATATTGATGGGCACATAGCTTATATCACCTATAATGAAGACCAAGAAGGGCATATGCATCTTACTCACACTATTGTACCTGATGCACTTGCTGGGAAAGGTCTTGCGAAAAATCTTTTAGAAGATGTTTTAGAAGAATTTAAAAAGAGTAATAAAAAAGCAGTTGCACAGTGCACTTACGTTGTAAAGTATCAAGAAAAACATCCTGAGTTAAGTGATCGTTTCGCTTAA
- a CDS encoding YaeQ family protein, translating into MAAKATIHKAALNIADMDRNYYAEHNFTLAKHPSENDLRLMVRLSAFVLNANETLVFCKGISQDDEPDLWEKSLDGEIKLWIDLGQPDEKRIKKACGRSDKVIIYTYQDGAASAWWKQAEKSLKRFKNLSVIYLSIDGDIEELAIRAISLQCNISDGELSLIDEENSVIIRQERWKEA; encoded by the coding sequence ATGGCTGCAAAAGCAACTATTCATAAGGCTGCACTTAACATTGCTGATATGGACCGCAATTATTACGCAGAGCATAACTTTACCCTCGCTAAACACCCATCAGAAAATGACTTGAGATTAATGGTTAGGTTAAGCGCTTTTGTTCTTAATGCTAATGAGACATTGGTATTTTGTAAAGGGATTTCACAGGATGATGAACCGGACTTGTGGGAGAAGTCTTTAGACGGTGAAATAAAGCTATGGATTGATTTGGGTCAGCCTGATGAAAAACGTATTAAAAAAGCGTGCGGACGCTCTGATAAAGTTATAATATATACATATCAAGATGGTGCTGCATCAGCATGGTGGAAACAGGCAGAAAAATCTCTTAAGCGTTTTAAAAACCTCTCTGTTATTTATCTTAGTATAGATGGTGATATAGAAGAACTAGCTATTAGAGCAATCTCTTTGCAGTGTAATATTAGTGACGGTGAACTTAGTCTGATTGATGAAGAAAATAGTGTAATAATCAGACAAGAGAGATGGAAAGAGGCTTAG
- a CDS encoding PAS domain S-box protein, translating to MELKLKSIIETLKNSSGQQFFERIVLSMASSMDVDYVFIARLDSKKNNSTTIALTAKGKIVDNFSYELKNTPCADVSENSVCCFTQDITKLYPKDQLLIDMNIEAYIGTPLHDSQGNVMGIIVALSERKIENEDSIKTLFEVFSGRIAVEMEREILETSNRQYKERLELALEGSSDGLWDWDLTTNELYLSPRWKEMLGYKDDELSNEFSTWKENIHPEDIEQILYKIDSYLSHKITVFEHTFRMKHKNGSWVWILGRGKAQFDKDGNAVRLSGTHNDISKEKNLELKLNEVNNSLACKVDEQTKELQESKHFLETIFNTTKDSIAILDLNSNFLFVNDAYEIMTGFTKEELYTKSCIGLTIPEMIEESKKVLAKVIEDGYYEGYEKGCFTKENGVIDVKMNISLMPGGERILIVVRDITIENILKIERLVQENRFIEQSRLAQMGEMLSMIAHQWRQPLSAISSTVVNLQMKIELETFNLESKESRDAYSNYFFDRLVKIEDFVKTLTETIDDFRNFYKPNREPIEVTLQEVVTKALQIIKDSLKSDNVELICKYNSNIKIKTYSNEMMQVVLNILKNAQDNFKEKQIKNPHILITTEKDSITICDNGGGIDPGIKEKIFDPYFSTKNEKNGTGLGLYMSKRIVEEHHNGSLNVYNKGNGACFSILLKV from the coding sequence ATGGAGTTGAAACTTAAAAGCATTATAGAAACTCTAAAGAATTCCTCTGGCCAACAGTTTTTTGAGAGAATTGTTCTTAGTATGGCTTCTTCTATGGATGTTGATTATGTTTTCATTGCTCGCCTTGATAGTAAAAAAAACAACTCCACAACGATTGCCCTTACCGCAAAAGGCAAAATTGTCGATAATTTTTCCTATGAATTAAAAAATACTCCATGTGCAGATGTCAGCGAAAACTCTGTTTGCTGTTTTACACAAGATATAACCAAACTTTACCCTAAAGACCAACTTCTAATAGATATGAATATTGAAGCTTATATCGGTACTCCATTGCACGACTCTCAAGGTAATGTAATGGGGATAATAGTAGCTCTATCAGAGAGAAAGATAGAGAATGAAGATTCTATTAAAACACTGTTTGAAGTTTTCTCAGGACGAATCGCTGTTGAGATGGAGAGAGAAATACTTGAGACTAGTAACCGTCAATATAAAGAAAGATTAGAGTTAGCATTGGAAGGGAGTAGTGACGGTTTATGGGACTGGGACTTAACCACAAATGAATTATATCTATCTCCTAGATGGAAAGAGATGCTTGGATATAAAGATGATGAACTTTCTAATGAGTTTTCAACTTGGAAAGAGAACATCCATCCAGAGGACATCGAACAAATTCTATATAAAATTGACTCTTATCTAAGCCATAAAATAACTGTTTTTGAACACACTTTTCGAATGAAACACAAAAATGGCTCATGGGTATGGATATTAGGACGAGGCAAGGCTCAGTTTGATAAAGATGGGAATGCCGTTCGTTTGAGCGGAACACATAATGATATAAGCAAAGAGAAAAACTTAGAACTTAAGCTAAACGAAGTAAACAATTCGCTTGCATGCAAAGTAGATGAGCAGACTAAAGAACTTCAAGAATCAAAACATTTTCTTGAAACAATCTTTAACACAACAAAAGATAGTATAGCTATTTTAGATTTGAACTCTAACTTTTTATTTGTTAATGATGCATATGAAATAATGACCGGCTTCACTAAAGAAGAACTATATACTAAATCATGCATTGGTCTTACTATTCCTGAGATGATAGAAGAGTCAAAGAAAGTTTTAGCAAAAGTAATTGAAGATGGTTATTATGAAGGTTATGAAAAGGGTTGTTTCACAAAGGAGAATGGCGTAATTGATGTGAAAATGAATATTAGCCTTATGCCAGGTGGAGAAAGAATTCTTATCGTTGTTCGGGATATAACAATTGAAAACATACTAAAAATAGAAAGATTGGTGCAGGAGAATAGGTTTATTGAACAGTCTCGTCTTGCTCAGATGGGAGAGATGCTTAGCATGATAGCCCACCAATGGAGACAACCGCTTAGTGCAATTTCTTCAACAGTTGTAAATTTACAAATGAAAATTGAGTTGGAAACATTTAATCTAGAGAGCAAAGAGAGTAGAGATGCTTATTCTAACTATTTCTTTGATAGGCTAGTAAAAATAGAAGACTTTGTTAAAACCCTAACTGAAACTATAGACGATTTTAGAAATTTTTATAAACCAAATAGGGAGCCTATAGAAGTCACCCTTCAAGAGGTAGTAACAAAAGCATTGCAGATTATAAAAGATTCTCTAAAGAGTGACAATGTAGAGTTAATATGCAAGTATAACTCTAATATAAAGATTAAGACATATTCAAATGAAATGATGCAGGTTGTCTTAAATATACTAAAAAATGCACAAGATAACTTTAAAGAAAAACAGATAAAAAACCCACATATTCTAATTACAACAGAAAAAGACAGTATCACTATATGTGACAATGGTGGAGGAATAGACCCTGGAATAAAAGAGAAAATTTTCGATCCATACTTTTCTACAAAAAATGAAAAAAATGGAACAGGTCTCGGACTCTACATGTCAAAAAGAATTGTAGAAGAGCACCATAATGGCTCATTAAACGTTTATAATAAAGGTAATGGTGCTTGCTTTAGTATACTCTTAAAGGTGTAG
- a CDS encoding response regulator translates to MRDNLKELVKITKTLKLLYVEDDGQVRDSTLEMLNNFFSDIVIAIDGKEGIEKFNEHCFDLIITDMQMPNLNGIEMLKKLNTSVPALVLSAYDFESQVSKYGVHDYILKPLESEQFILALSKVVEKIK, encoded by the coding sequence TTGAGAGATAATTTAAAAGAACTTGTAAAAATCACTAAAACTTTAAAACTGCTGTATGTAGAGGATGATGGGCAAGTGAGAGATTCTACGCTCGAAATGTTAAACAACTTCTTTAGTGATATAGTTATAGCAATAGATGGTAAAGAAGGTATTGAAAAGTTTAATGAACATTGCTTTGATCTGATTATTACAGATATGCAGATGCCTAATTTAAATGGCATAGAGATGCTAAAAAAGTTAAACACAAGTGTGCCCGCTTTGGTTCTATCTGCATATGACTTTGAGAGTCAAGTTAGTAAATATGGGGTTCATGATTATATATTAAAGCCATTGGAATCAGAACAATTTATTTTAGCACTCAGTAAAGTAGTAGAAAAAATAAAATAA